In Calothrix sp. PCC 7507, one DNA window encodes the following:
- a CDS encoding Uma2 family endonuclease produces the protein MVNYDPSARLPSSKELPDSDDTPVDNQLQKSIPDLLRSVLAMAWADSMDWFFGIRMGIYYDPGLPAIVPDAFLSLGVKRFYDENLRSSYVLWEEKKLPILVLEVVSQIDRGEYSTKKAEYARLGFLYYVIYNPFRCDKPRLEVYKLVNNAYELLNGDRVWLPEIGLAIGMERGTYLGIPREWLYWYDEQGQRLFTPQEQAKQAQQEAQEALRRVQLLAERLRSLGIDPDSLT, from the coding sequence ATGGTAAATTACGATCCATCAGCTCGTTTGCCCTCTTCAAAAGAACTACCTGACTCTGACGATACTCCAGTAGATAATCAATTACAAAAATCAATTCCCGATTTACTCAGAAGCGTATTAGCAATGGCTTGGGCAGATAGCATGGATTGGTTTTTTGGTATTCGCATGGGTATTTATTACGATCCAGGTTTACCAGCGATAGTCCCAGATGCATTTTTGAGTTTGGGTGTAAAGCGATTTTATGATGAAAACCTCCGTTCCAGTTATGTGCTTTGGGAAGAAAAGAAACTACCAATATTAGTACTTGAGGTGGTATCTCAGATAGATCGCGGTGAGTACTCGACTAAAAAAGCAGAGTATGCAAGATTGGGGTTTTTGTATTATGTAATTTACAACCCATTTCGTTGCGACAAGCCACGTTTAGAAGTTTACAAATTAGTTAATAATGCTTATGAATTACTTAATGGCGATCGCGTTTGGTTGCCAGAGATAGGTTTAGCGATTGGCATGGAACGGGGAACTTATCTAGGCATTCCGCGTGAGTGGTTGTATTGGTATGACGAGCAAGGGCAAAGGCTTTTTACACCACAAGAACAGGCCAAGCAAGCTCAACAAGAAGCACAGGAAGCACTACGACGCGTCCAATTGTTAGCAGAACGGTTGCGATCGCTTGGCATAGATCCTGATTCTCTCACCTGA
- a CDS encoding Npun_F5749 family FMN-dependent PPOX-type flavoprotein, translating to MSLAPWRSAIAHALHRNRNLVYARYLQMATVRANGCPANRTLVFRGFLEDSNQLKFITDARSEKADQIQQQPWAEVCWYFPNTREQFRITGHLTLVSDDHPLPALQKARMTTWRDLSDAGRLQFAWPASGKPRIQDKAAFEPPLPDPSQPEPNFCLLLLDPVQVDHLELRGEPQNRWLYHLDEKERWSCQEINP from the coding sequence ATGTCTCTTGCTCCTTGGCGAAGTGCGATCGCCCATGCTCTCCATCGCAATCGTAATCTTGTCTATGCCCGCTACCTGCAAATGGCAACGGTACGAGCAAATGGTTGTCCGGCTAATCGGACTTTGGTCTTTCGTGGCTTTCTAGAAGATAGTAACCAGCTAAAATTTATCACTGATGCCCGTAGCGAGAAAGCCGACCAAATACAACAACAACCTTGGGCAGAAGTTTGCTGGTATTTTCCCAATACGCGAGAGCAATTTCGCATCACTGGCCATTTGACTTTAGTCAGCGATGATCATCCTCTACCAGCGCTACAAAAAGCCCGTATGACTACCTGGCGAGACTTGAGTGATGCAGGGCGGTTACAATTTGCTTGGCCTGCTTCTGGTAAACCGAGAATTCAGGACAAAGCTGCTTTTGAACCACCATTACCTGATCCTAGTCAGCCAGAGCCTAATTTTTGCCTGTTGCTACTCGACCCTGTGCAGGTAGATCATTTAGAATTACGCGGTGAACCTCAAAATCGCTGGCTTTATCATCTTGACGAAAAAGAAAGATGGTCTTGTCAAGAAATTAATCCGTAG
- a CDS encoding N-acetyltransferase: protein MPHTLPPGYSIRLGSIAERSLLVKFMQRSYQDIFPQQDFSHLAQTVEQYFSKNTPLWWVEEDQGLPQVKSPHLPIACLWAGNAIDQVGGSRHTHIFLLYVMPEHRRRGIGTALMHYVENWAAQRGDRQIGLQVFQSNQAALDLYNQLGYQTQSLWMVKSLQEKT from the coding sequence ATGCCTCACACCTTACCACCAGGGTATAGTATCCGCCTTGGCTCGATTGCAGAGCGATCGCTGCTAGTAAAATTCATGCAGCGAAGTTATCAAGATATTTTCCCGCAGCAAGATTTCTCTCACCTAGCCCAAACAGTCGAGCAATACTTCTCCAAAAATACCCCTCTATGGTGGGTTGAAGAAGATCAGGGATTACCTCAAGTAAAATCTCCCCATCTTCCCATAGCTTGCCTCTGGGCAGGAAACGCCATAGATCAAGTAGGAGGGAGCCGCCATACTCACATTTTCCTCCTCTACGTGATGCCAGAACATCGGCGGCGAGGAATTGGCACAGCATTGATGCACTATGTAGAAAATTGGGCAGCGCAAAGAGGCGATCGCCAAATTGGCTTACAAGTATTTCAATCAAACCAAGCCGCCTTGGATCTTTACAACCAGCTTGGTTATCAAACCCAATCCCTGTGGATGGTAAAATCACTCCAGGAAAAAACATAA
- a CDS encoding tetratricopeptide repeat protein, translating into MQTIRIQLRESTQETVELRYWLPQKNHYESRRLKLAEIADFLKQGERDYYKLLPNLPGIGQQLFFWLDGDGRWLSRGIANCRGEGLVIAIDTDKKLAHLPWEVLHDGEDFLVKRVNPVVLPLRWIEKETEPFSVEARQLRVLFMATDPEDVQPKLEFEQEEARILADTRDFAVDLRVEESGCVSELGKVWSRYFNDFDVFHLTGHASIKDEAPYTPYFITETEVGERHETTAAELAEVFRFRFPKLVFLSGCRTGQAADKGAVPSMAEALIAQGARAVLSWGRPVEDRTATAAAAHLYGKLAGGYQLAEALASTYQQLFKQNVRDWHLLRLYVQGECPGALVEVLGDVPPSAPEPAYQQFLDPDTQQVRVAKPSEFVGRRRTLQRCLKAIRTSLGVLIHGLGGVGKSTVTARLLERMVGYHRLVIFRQLDEDKLLKTLAEQCTSERGHEILNGKLPLMQRLTKFFTEGLNTKEQRFAFVLDDFEANLELRNGVYVLQPQVVDVLLALLKAMQNSQLPHKVIITCRYNFTLSELNHRLYREPLGALGGADLIKKYNRLDSFNGSWQFQPELPELAKKAADGNPRLLEWLDKILQNSPKSPSAERGVEMILQKMADKEKEFREDILAEELLKQQTPALRKMLGKLLVYELPVPLAAISPICEDISSWESHIQRAEILGLLEVTLTNNTERLYRVPRILSPLLEFPENPKSEELYKQAAQILYRLWLEEAEGATEAQELEIHRLALLGKDEKIAANIASSLAENWKNKSRFREAIHLYKSTLEITTNYIVLNQIAYCEHQMGEVDRALNYYQQALNLCPAEDVAELASIYYHFGILKATKGEVDEAIALFNQSLSINERIGNVEGKAATLHQLARIYANKGEVDEAIALFNQSLSINEHIGNVLGKSATLHQLARIYADKGEEEQAIALFNQVLEIDERIGNFQGKAENLHQLGNIYVNKGEVDEAIALYNQSLEIDERIGYVQGKAANLQQLGNIYANKGEVDEAIALFNQSLEINERIGNVQGKAMTLRRLGYLAEQQGEYTKAISYLQPALEILQRLKSPHAEGVSASLDRVMRNS; encoded by the coding sequence GTGCAAACTATCCGCATTCAACTTCGGGAAAGTACGCAGGAAACAGTTGAACTCAGGTATTGGCTACCTCAAAAAAATCACTATGAATCGCGTCGCCTGAAATTAGCCGAAATCGCTGATTTTCTCAAGCAGGGTGAGCGAGATTATTATAAACTGCTGCCCAATTTACCAGGAATCGGGCAGCAGTTATTTTTTTGGTTGGATGGCGATGGACGGTGGTTGAGTCGGGGAATTGCTAACTGTCGCGGTGAGGGGTTGGTAATTGCCATTGATACTGATAAAAAATTGGCACATCTACCTTGGGAAGTGCTGCATGATGGTGAGGATTTTTTGGTGAAGCGGGTTAATCCAGTGGTGTTACCTCTGCGCTGGATTGAGAAAGAAACGGAACCGTTTTCTGTGGAAGCACGACAATTGCGAGTATTGTTTATGGCAACCGACCCGGAAGATGTGCAACCAAAGTTAGAGTTTGAACAGGAAGAAGCGAGAATTCTGGCTGATACGCGAGATTTTGCTGTAGATTTGCGGGTGGAAGAAAGCGGTTGCGTTAGCGAGTTGGGTAAGGTGTGGAGTCGCTATTTTAATGACTTTGATGTGTTTCACCTCACAGGACACGCCTCAATTAAAGATGAAGCACCTTACACGCCTTACTTTATCACTGAGACGGAAGTGGGGGAACGCCATGAAACCACTGCCGCAGAACTGGCGGAAGTTTTCCGGTTTCGCTTTCCCAAGTTGGTGTTTTTATCTGGGTGTCGGACTGGACAAGCAGCAGATAAAGGCGCTGTCCCTTCGATGGCTGAGGCACTAATTGCCCAAGGGGCTAGGGCGGTTTTAAGTTGGGGGCGGCCTGTGGAAGATCGGACAGCTACAGCCGCCGCCGCGCACCTTTACGGTAAATTGGCAGGCGGATATCAATTAGCTGAAGCACTCGCTAGCACTTACCAGCAGTTGTTTAAACAGAATGTGCGTGACTGGCATTTGTTGCGGTTATATGTCCAGGGAGAATGTCCCGGTGCGTTGGTGGAAGTGTTGGGAGATGTGCCACCCTCAGCGCCGGAACCTGCATACCAACAGTTTTTAGATCCCGATACCCAACAGGTGCGGGTGGCGAAACCCTCTGAGTTTGTTGGGAGACGGCGGACTTTGCAACGTTGTCTCAAAGCTATTCGCACTTCATTAGGGGTACTAATTCACGGACTGGGGGGTGTGGGTAAGAGTACTGTGACGGCGCGACTTCTGGAAAGGATGGTTGGCTATCACAGGCTGGTGATCTTTCGGCAACTCGATGAGGACAAACTGCTCAAAACCCTTGCTGAACAATGTACCTCGGAACGGGGGCATGAAATTCTCAATGGCAAGTTACCGTTGATGCAGCGCCTCACCAAGTTTTTCACTGAAGGACTGAATACCAAAGAACAGCGCTTTGCCTTTGTGCTGGATGACTTTGAGGCTAATTTGGAATTACGAAATGGGGTTTATGTCTTGCAACCACAAGTTGTGGATGTACTGCTGGCGTTGCTGAAGGCGATGCAAAATTCCCAACTTCCCCACAAGGTAATTATTACCTGTCGCTACAATTTCACATTGTCGGAACTGAATCATCGTCTGTACCGCGAACCTCTGGGGGCTTTGGGTGGGGCAGATTTAATTAAAAAGTATAATCGTCTGGATTCGTTTAATGGCAGTTGGCAATTTCAGCCAGAATTGCCGGAACTTGCCAAAAAAGCAGCAGATGGAAATCCTCGGCTGTTGGAATGGTTGGATAAGATTTTACAAAATTCCCCGAAGTCGCCGTCAGCGGAGAGGGGAGTTGAGATGATTCTGCAAAAGATGGCTGATAAGGAAAAGGAATTTCGTGAGGATATTTTGGCTGAAGAATTGCTGAAGCAGCAAACTCCAGCTTTGCGGAAGATGCTGGGGAAGTTGTTGGTATATGAGTTACCTGTTCCTCTAGCTGCTATTTCCCCGATTTGTGAGGATATCTCAAGTTGGGAAAGTCATATTCAACGCGCTGAAATTTTGGGTTTGTTGGAAGTTACCCTTACCAACAACACAGAGAGGTTGTATCGTGTTCCCCGGATTTTGTCACCGTTGCTAGAGTTTCCAGAAAACCCCAAGAGTGAAGAGTTGTATAAACAAGCTGCACAAATTTTGTATCGCCTGTGGTTGGAAGAGGCGGAAGGTGCGACGGAAGCACAAGAGTTAGAAATTCATAGGTTGGCTTTGTTGGGGAAGGATGAAAAAATTGCGGCGAACATTGCCAGTTCTTTAGCAGAGAACTGGAAAAATAAAAGCCGTTTTCGGGAAGCAATACATCTATACAAATCAACCTTAGAAATTACTACAAACTATATTGTTCTCAACCAAATTGCTTATTGTGAACACCAAATGGGTGAGGTTGATCGAGCATTAAACTATTACCAACAAGCTTTAAATCTTTGTCCTGCAGAAGACGTAGCAGAATTAGCATCAATTTATTATCATTTTGGGATACTAAAAGCGACCAAAGGGGAAGTAGATGAAGCGATCGCACTTTTCAATCAGTCTTTGTCAATAAATGAACGCATTGGTAATGTCGAAGGCAAAGCAGCGACGTTGCACCAACTGGCACGTATCTACGCCAACAAGGGGGAAGTGGATGAAGCGATCGCACTTTTCAATCAGTCTTTGTCAATAAATGAACACATTGGTAATGTTCTAGGCAAATCGGCGACGTTGCACCAACTGGCACGTATCTACGCTGATAAAGGGGAAGAGGAGCAAGCAATCGCACTTTTCAATCAAGTCCTTGAAATAGATGAACGCATTGGAAATTTCCAAGGCAAAGCGGAGAATTTGCACCAACTGGGAAATATCTACGTCAACAAAGGGGAAGTGGATGAAGCGATCGCGCTCTACAATCAGTCTTTGGAAATAGATGAACGTATTGGATATGTCCAAGGCAAAGCGGCGAATTTGCAACAACTGGGAAATATCTACGCCAACAAAGGGGAAGTGGATGAAGCGATCGCACTTTTCAATCAGTCTTTGGAAATAAATGAACGCATTGGTAATGTCCAAGGCAAAGCAATGACTCTGCGGAGGTTAGGATATTTGGCAGAACAGCAGGGTGAATACACTAAAGCGATATCCTATTTGCAACCAGCTTTAGAGATTTTGCAGCGATTGAAGTCACCACACGCTGAAGGTGTGAGTGCAAGTCTTGATAGGGTAATGCGTAATTCGTAA
- a CDS encoding tetratricopeptide repeat protein: MHQLAGIYANKGEVDEAIALFNQSLEITERIGNVQGKAGTLHCLGYIYANKGEVNQAIALYNQSLEITQCIGDVRTQAMTLRRLGDLAEQQGEYTKAISYLQPALEILQRLQSPDAESVRASLDRVMGNS, translated from the coding sequence TTGCACCAACTGGCAGGTATCTACGCTAACAAAGGGGAAGTGGATGAAGCGATCGCACTTTTCAATCAGTCTTTAGAAATAACTGAACGTATTGGTAATGTTCAAGGCAAAGCGGGGACATTGCACTGTCTGGGATATATTTACGCCAACAAAGGGGAAGTGAATCAAGCGATCGCACTCTACAATCAGTCTTTAGAAATCACTCAATGCATTGGTGATGTCCGAACTCAAGCAATGACTCTGCGGAGGTTAGGAGATTTGGCAGAACAGCAGGGTGAATACACTAAAGCGATATCCTATTTGCAACCAGCTTTAGAGATTTTGCAGCGATTGCAGTCACCGGATGCTGAAAGTGTGCGTGCAAGTCTTGATAGGGTAATGGGTAATTCGTAA
- a CDS encoding AmpG family muropeptide MFS transporter — MNPVRSLLQVFGSRKMATLLFLGFSSGLPLLLIGNTLKAWMTLEKVDLAAIGWFSLASLPYSLKFLWSPFLDRFSLPFLGRRRGWLIVMQLALTVAIAFMAFQQPKEALKLLAINAIVIAFLSATQDIAVDAYRTDILEKLEMGAGAAVFILGYRIALLVAGALALILADRMPWSSVYLFMAGTMLLGIFATLLAPEPEEISPPASLFDAVVLPFGEFFQRSGVIKALLILAFITLYKLGDALLSNMTTPFLLQIGFTKTDIGTIQVGMGLIATIVGALAGGSILSRIGINRSLWLFGILQAVSNFAYLFLAYAGKNYQAMVLAINIEQFCGGLGTAAFVAFLMSLCNQKFSATQYALLSSLMAVSRDILAAPGGAIAQSTGWPLFFLITIVAAVPGLLLLPVFAPWNPQLVDLPRPGLEEEKEDIWGTK, encoded by the coding sequence ATGAATCCAGTGCGATCGCTGTTGCAAGTTTTCGGTAGCCGCAAAATGGCTACTTTATTATTTTTAGGGTTTTCATCCGGTTTACCGCTGTTATTAATCGGTAATACATTAAAAGCTTGGATGACCTTAGAAAAGGTTGATTTGGCAGCTATTGGCTGGTTTAGCCTTGCTAGTTTGCCCTACTCCTTGAAGTTTCTCTGGTCGCCGTTTCTCGATAGATTCAGTCTGCCATTTTTGGGACGGCGGCGGGGTTGGTTAATCGTTATGCAGCTAGCTTTGACGGTAGCGATCGCCTTTATGGCTTTCCAGCAACCCAAGGAAGCATTAAAGCTGCTAGCCATTAACGCGATCGTCATCGCCTTTTTGAGTGCTACTCAAGATATCGCTGTTGATGCTTATCGCACCGACATTTTAGAAAAACTGGAAATGGGCGCGGGTGCTGCAGTTTTCATCTTGGGTTATCGCATCGCCCTATTAGTAGCGGGTGCTTTAGCGTTGATACTTGCTGATAGAATGCCCTGGTCTTCTGTTTATTTATTTATGGCGGGTACAATGCTGCTGGGGATTTTTGCCACCTTATTGGCACCCGAACCAGAAGAAATTAGCCCTCCCGCTTCCTTATTTGATGCCGTTGTCTTACCCTTTGGCGAGTTTTTTCAGCGTAGTGGTGTGATCAAAGCCCTGTTGATTCTGGCATTTATTACCCTCTACAAGCTTGGGGATGCTTTGTTGAGCAACATGACCACGCCTTTTTTACTACAAATTGGTTTCACCAAAACCGATATTGGCACAATTCAGGTAGGTATGGGGTTAATTGCCACGATTGTGGGTGCCCTGGCAGGTGGATCAATTTTGAGTAGAATAGGCATCAATCGTTCACTCTGGTTATTTGGCATTTTACAAGCCGTGAGTAATTTTGCTTACTTGTTTTTAGCTTATGCAGGTAAAAACTATCAAGCTATGGTGTTGGCTATTAATATAGAACAGTTCTGTGGCGGGTTAGGAACAGCAGCCTTTGTGGCCTTTTTGATGAGTCTTTGTAACCAGAAGTTCTCTGCAACCCAGTATGCTTTGCTCTCCAGCTTGATGGCTGTCAGCCGTGATATCCTGGCAGCTCCAGGTGGTGCGATCGCTCAAAGTACGGGTTGGCCTTTATTTTTCTTAATTACGATCGTTGCTGCTGTGCCAGGACTACTCCTGTTACCAGTATTTGCCCCCTGGAATCCTCAACTTGTTGATTTGCCTAGACCAGGACTTGAAGAAGAAAAAGAGGATATATGGGGAACCAAGTAG
- a CDS encoding phosphomannose isomerase type II C-terminal cupin domain: MTQNENDGQSNIDQSSSHSGTRYWGNVEVIEEGEGYRISRVEIKPRHSIKPQIHYHRNEHWVVVAGVAKVTCGDEEILLNRNESTYVPAATLHKVENPGHIPLVILEIQNGEYLGEDDTERPYDLNLVKPIGEI, translated from the coding sequence ATGACTCAGAATGAAAATGATGGTCAGTCCAATATTGATCAGTCCTCCTCACACTCCGGTACACGATACTGGGGTAATGTCGAGGTGATTGAAGAGGGAGAAGGTTATCGAATTAGTCGCGTGGAAATTAAACCTAGACACAGCATCAAACCACAAATTCATTATCATCGCAATGAACATTGGGTTGTAGTCGCAGGTGTCGCTAAGGTGACTTGTGGAGATGAGGAAATTTTACTCAATCGCAACGAGTCAACCTATGTCCCTGCAGCAACGCTACATAAAGTAGAAAATCCAGGACATATTCCCCTTGTGATTCTGGAAATTCAAAACGGTGAGTATTTGGGTGAGGATGATACGGAACGCCCTTATGATTTGAATCTGGTTAAACCCATAGGGGAAATTTAG
- a CDS encoding HEAT repeat domain-containing protein translates to MYDEYDLSLLDVEEELESPLDKIEPLTADSVVVKPDPEMMLALLEHPEPQQRMLAARAFCDIEDVRAIPHLIRLLTDTCPLVRVSAAYGIGRNPSTEAVEPLISQLNRDWNGYVRKGVVWALGNCRDRRSLAPLADALRTDISAVRLWAASALVQMAEVSYEAILGAIPPLIEALVQDPVAAVRSNSAWAIGQLCRELPSNVVYATAIDALIQAFAEDQDLGVREDAKASLLGVGDPRALQLIETLEQEGWF, encoded by the coding sequence ATGTATGACGAATATGACCTCAGCCTACTCGATGTCGAGGAGGAGCTAGAAAGCCCCTTAGATAAAATAGAACCGCTAACTGCTGACTCAGTTGTGGTCAAGCCCGATCCAGAGATGATGCTAGCCCTCCTAGAACATCCCGAACCACAGCAGCGGATGTTAGCGGCTCGTGCTTTTTGTGACATCGAAGATGTCCGCGCTATACCCCACCTAATTCGCTTGTTAACTGATACCTGTCCTCTGGTGCGAGTGAGTGCGGCCTACGGCATTGGACGCAATCCCAGTACAGAAGCAGTAGAACCTTTAATTAGCCAACTCAACCGAGATTGGAATGGCTACGTCCGCAAAGGTGTTGTTTGGGCTTTAGGAAACTGTCGCGATCGTCGTTCTTTAGCACCCCTAGCCGATGCCCTCAGAACCGATATTTCCGCCGTGCGATTGTGGGCAGCTAGTGCTTTGGTGCAAATGGCAGAAGTCAGTTACGAAGCCATATTAGGGGCAATCCCACCACTAATTGAAGCCTTAGTCCAAGATCCAGTCGCCGCCGTGCGGAGTAACAGCGCTTGGGCGATCGGGCAGCTGTGCCGCGAATTGCCGTCTAATGTAGTTTATGCCACTGCGATCGACGCTTTAATTCAAGCCTTCGCCGAAGACCAAGATTTGGGAGTGAGAGAAGACGCCAAAGCCTCACTCTTAGGTGTAGGTGATCCCCGCGCCTTGCAGCTGATTGAAACCCTCGAACAAGAAGGCTGGTTTTAA